A stretch of DNA from Bacteroidota bacterium:
TCGTGCGGACCATTGCTGAAGGCAACTTGGTTGCGTTACATCTGCAAGTTGAAATAGCCGGCTCACAACAAGTTGTTCTTGATCTTTTTCGAGTAGAAGATGGCAAGCTGGCTGAACACTGGGATGTGATGCAAATGCACCCACGGGAAACCAGCAATGGCCGGGGGATGACCGATGGCGTTGTGGCGATTGAGGATCTGGACAAAACAGCACCCAACAAAGCGCTTGTGCAGCAATTTTATCAATCCATTTGGCTTGATGGTAACTGGGCCCAATTAGCGGACTTTGTACACGAAGCTGTTATGCAGCACCATCATGGGCTTGCAGATGGGTTGCCGGCGCTCGCGACAGCGCAGCATGGCCCGACGCAAATTGATACGGTACACCGGTTGGTTGCCGAAGGGAATTTTGTTGTTGCGCAGTTGGAAGGCACGATCGATGGAACGCCGCACGCCATATACGAGATACACAGGCTTGCTGATGGCCTGATTGTCGAGCAGTGGACCGTACAGCAGGCCATTCCCGACCAGATGGCGCACGGAAATGGCATGTTTTAGATGTAGTAGTGTTCGGCACTCGAAATTCGGCAATCAATACCAAGCCTTTTTTACTTTAACCTTAAAACCACCCCTCTGTATCATTGCAGCCGTTAACCCAGCACCCCGACCGGTATTTTGACACGCGCCCAACGGTGCTACCCATTGCCCGGGCGCTGTATGATTCAGCCAAAGATCTCCCCATCGTCTGTCCGCATGGACATGTGCCTCCCGAACTGCT
This window harbors:
- a CDS encoding nuclear transport factor 2 family protein, translated to MAMNQSQEAAAKTLALSFYRDVIGDLNEAMIDSLIAEDYIQHNPMVKTGRAGFMEAFAYLKQMPRPENPKSPIVRTIAEGNLVALHLQVEIAGSQQVVLDLFRVEDGKLAEHWDVMQMHPRETSNGRGMTDGVVAIEDLDKTAPNKALVQQFYQSIWLDGNWAQLADFVHEAVMQHHHGLADGLPALATAQHGPTQIDTVHRLVAEGNFVVAQLEGTIDGTPHAIYEIHRLADGLIVEQWTVQQAIPDQMAHGNGMF